Proteins from one Microbacterium sp. Root553 genomic window:
- a CDS encoding uroporphyrinogen-III synthase, protein MSAARPLESALAGCTIIVVADRRSVEVADALERRGAVVHRTPVPRLDDRQDRAELRSVIELVIAEPPDAVVVTTGSGFRDWVDVAREQGRSAPLQDALRRARLVAAGPRAQAAILRTGLVADWVAETGTTAEVGVHLRVAGVRGTRIVVQHHGGRDDGLESMLREAGAEVRGVVARRWEASPRSEAMRRTVLQAANGDADAVVFTSASAAAAWLAIAEVSETLGRVRRRSETGRLLLASAGQATTALLNDADLEPSIDLGGPDGSLANAVLAHFDDGRAPSLLTDAGRVQVRSGGVLVDGRFIPLSRSSAALLDALAAAGGRVLSRAQLSAVLGAERSAHAVEAAVARLRVALGGGELIHTVVKRGYRLAVIED, encoded by the coding sequence ATGAGCGCGGCGCGGCCGCTGGAGTCCGCGCTGGCCGGCTGCACCATCATCGTCGTCGCGGACCGGCGCTCCGTCGAGGTCGCGGATGCTCTGGAGCGCCGGGGTGCCGTGGTCCACCGGACTCCCGTTCCGCGGCTCGATGACCGGCAAGACCGCGCCGAGCTCCGCAGCGTGATCGAGCTGGTGATCGCCGAGCCTCCCGACGCCGTGGTGGTGACGACGGGCTCGGGATTCCGCGACTGGGTCGACGTCGCTCGAGAACAGGGACGCTCGGCTCCGCTCCAGGACGCGCTGCGCCGGGCGCGGCTCGTGGCGGCGGGGCCGAGAGCACAGGCGGCGATCCTCCGGACGGGACTCGTCGCGGACTGGGTCGCCGAGACGGGAACGACCGCCGAAGTCGGCGTGCATCTGCGGGTCGCAGGTGTGCGCGGCACTCGCATCGTCGTCCAGCATCACGGCGGCCGTGACGACGGACTCGAGTCGATGCTGCGCGAGGCCGGCGCCGAGGTGAGGGGCGTGGTCGCGCGTCGCTGGGAGGCATCGCCGCGATCGGAGGCGATGCGCAGAACGGTGCTGCAGGCGGCGAACGGCGACGCGGATGCCGTGGTGTTCACCTCCGCCTCCGCCGCTGCGGCCTGGCTCGCGATCGCGGAGGTGTCGGAGACCCTCGGCCGCGTGCGGCGACGGTCCGAGACGGGGCGGCTGCTGCTGGCCTCCGCGGGTCAGGCGACCACGGCACTGCTGAACGACGCCGATCTCGAGCCCTCGATCGATCTGGGCGGTCCGGACGGATCGCTCGCGAATGCCGTGCTCGCGCACTTCGACGACGGGCGGGCGCCGTCGCTGCTCACGGACGCCGGTCGGGTGCAGGTGCGCAGCGGAGGCGTGCTCGTCGACGGTCGGTTCATCCCGCTGTCACGCTCGTCCGCCGCGCTGCTCGACGCCCTGGCCGCCGCGGGAGGTCGGGTGCTGTCCCGCGCGCAGCTCAGCGCCGTGCTGGGCGCCGAGCGCAGCGCACACGCGGTCGAAGCCGCCGTCGCGAGACTCCGCGTGGCTCTGGGCGGCGGCGAACTCATCCACACCGTTGTCAAACGCGGATACCGGCTCGCGGTCATCGAGGACTGA
- a CDS encoding uroporphyrinogen-III synthase translates to MTTRAPLPPALAGCTIVVAADRRAGDLVSALERRGGQVYRAPALSIIPNEDDDDLLARTRDLIADPPDIVIVTTGVGFRGWIDAAHENGLAEDLAAALVDAQFVARGPKAHGAIQQAGFTADWVAESETSAEVGEYLTAEGVVGRRIAIQHHGAGADGLDALLAELGADVVSITVYRWGPPPDPKIVHRSVVQAGAGEVDAVLFTSAPGAAEWVRAAGRAGTLDAIRRRAAGGRLLLAAVGPITASPLHDADLHTTIAARGRLGSLVRCVVDHFASGAARQVRTTAGVMEVRSGGVLLDGRFVPLSRAGASVLSELFDASGRVLSREQLGLALPRGGESAHAVEMAVARLREALGGASVIQTIVKRGYRLTVEDPE, encoded by the coding sequence GTGACGACCCGTGCCCCGCTTCCACCGGCCCTCGCCGGATGCACCATCGTCGTCGCCGCGGACAGACGCGCGGGTGATCTGGTCTCCGCGCTCGAACGCCGAGGCGGGCAGGTCTACCGCGCTCCTGCGCTGAGCATCATCCCGAACGAGGACGACGATGACCTCCTCGCGCGCACCCGCGACCTCATCGCGGACCCACCGGACATCGTGATCGTGACGACGGGCGTCGGCTTCCGAGGCTGGATCGACGCCGCGCACGAGAACGGTCTGGCCGAGGATCTGGCGGCCGCGCTGGTCGACGCTCAGTTCGTCGCACGCGGGCCCAAGGCGCACGGCGCGATTCAGCAGGCCGGGTTCACGGCGGACTGGGTGGCCGAGTCCGAGACCTCTGCGGAAGTGGGGGAGTACCTCACGGCCGAAGGAGTGGTCGGCCGACGCATCGCGATACAGCACCATGGTGCGGGCGCCGACGGCCTCGATGCACTGCTGGCGGAGCTCGGGGCCGATGTCGTCAGCATCACGGTCTACCGGTGGGGTCCGCCGCCCGACCCGAAGATCGTGCACCGCTCCGTCGTGCAGGCGGGCGCGGGCGAGGTGGATGCGGTGCTCTTCACCTCGGCGCCCGGCGCCGCGGAGTGGGTCAGAGCAGCGGGTCGCGCGGGCACTCTGGATGCGATCCGTCGGCGGGCGGCGGGCGGGAGGCTGCTGCTCGCCGCCGTCGGCCCGATCACCGCGTCGCCGCTCCACGACGCCGATCTGCACACCACCATCGCGGCTCGCGGCAGACTCGGTTCGCTGGTCCGCTGCGTCGTCGATCACTTCGCATCGGGGGCCGCGCGCCAGGTGCGCACAACGGCCGGTGTCATGGAGGTGCGCAGCGGCGGTGTGCTGCTCGACGGTCGCTTCGTGCCGCTGTCCCGCGCGGGCGCCAGTGTCCTGAGCGAATTGTTCGACGCCTCTGGCCGGGTGCTCTCGAGGGAGCAGCTCGGACTCGCGTTGCCGCGCGGTGGCGAGAGCGCTCACGCCGTCGAGATGGCGGTCGCACGGCTCCGCGAGGCGCTCGGGGGAGCGAGCGTGATCCAGACGATCGTGAAGCGCGGCTATCGACTCACGGTGGAGGATCCCGAATGA
- the alaS gene encoding alanine--tRNA ligase, which produces MNTAEIAQRYLDFFEKNDHLIVPSASLVSDDPSLLFTVAGMVPMIPYLTGVVPAPHPRIADLQKCIRTNDIEEVGRTARHGTFFQMLGNWSFGDYFKEGAIRYAWELLTSSESDGGFAFDEKDLWVTVYETDDEAESIWRDVIGLKPERIQRLGRADNYWNTGQPGPGGPDSEIFFDRGPAYGKDGGPAVDDSRFLEIWNLVFMQDFIENIRGKTEFDIVGELPMKNIDTGMGLERVAFLKQGVENMYETDQVRPVLDRAVELSGRRYGAVHEDDVRFRVVADHVRSSLMLLSDGVRPSNEGRGYILRRLMRRTVRSMRLLGVDEPVFPELFAASRDAMKATYPVLEKEWATLSSSAFAEEETFRRTLAAGSTILDLALDETKKGGGATLSGPEAFLLHDTYGFPIDLTLEVAEEAGLDVDRAAFDTLMQEQRSRAKADARNRKRQLADVSVYRELRALGETGFDGYSELEVDSRILGILIDGQTARTASEGQIAEVVLAETTLYAESGGQVADKGVIVGPGYELEVLDVQRPVPGLISHTVEVTRGVVSIDDAATTIVDAANRRAARQAHSATHLVHAALRDTLGPTATQSGSLNRAGYMRFDFSWSQALSTATRTEIEEITNRAVNDALEVTTRILTLDEAKEAGAMALFGEKYGDVVRMVDIGGPWSRELCAGTHVGTSAEIGLVSVVGESSVGASNRRIEALVGQDAFRELAAERALVSQLTSSLKTPRDQLADRIADLSASLKAAEKRIAQFESKERAGRVPAIADAASRAGSFRLAAQSLGEVDSADDVRELVLGVRERLGSEPSVVALGAVVNGRPVVVVATNDAARAAGAKAGALAKRAASVLGGGGGGRDDVAQGGGTDAAVLPAALDAIAQELQTA; this is translated from the coding sequence ATGAACACTGCGGAGATCGCGCAGCGCTATCTCGATTTCTTCGAGAAGAACGACCACCTCATCGTCCCTTCGGCCTCGCTGGTCAGCGACGACCCGTCTCTGCTCTTCACGGTTGCCGGCATGGTCCCGATGATCCCGTACCTCACCGGGGTGGTCCCCGCTCCGCACCCGCGCATCGCCGATCTGCAGAAGTGCATCCGCACGAACGACATCGAAGAGGTGGGACGGACGGCTCGGCACGGGACGTTCTTCCAGATGCTGGGCAACTGGTCGTTCGGCGACTACTTCAAAGAGGGTGCGATCCGCTACGCGTGGGAGCTGCTGACGAGCTCGGAGAGCGACGGGGGCTTCGCGTTCGATGAGAAGGACCTCTGGGTCACGGTCTACGAGACCGACGACGAGGCGGAGTCCATCTGGCGCGACGTCATCGGGCTGAAGCCCGAGCGCATCCAGCGCCTCGGACGCGCCGACAACTACTGGAACACCGGGCAGCCCGGCCCCGGCGGTCCCGACTCGGAGATCTTCTTCGACCGCGGTCCCGCATACGGCAAGGACGGCGGTCCGGCGGTCGACGACTCGAGGTTCCTGGAGATCTGGAACCTCGTGTTCATGCAGGACTTCATCGAGAACATCCGCGGCAAGACCGAGTTCGACATCGTCGGCGAACTGCCGATGAAGAACATCGACACCGGCATGGGGCTCGAGCGCGTCGCGTTCCTCAAGCAGGGCGTCGAGAACATGTACGAGACCGATCAGGTGCGTCCGGTCCTCGATCGCGCCGTGGAGCTCTCGGGGCGCCGCTATGGCGCCGTGCACGAGGACGACGTGCGTTTCCGCGTGGTCGCAGACCACGTGCGCTCGTCGCTCATGCTGCTGTCCGACGGCGTGCGCCCCTCGAACGAGGGACGCGGGTACATCCTGCGCCGTCTCATGCGCCGCACCGTGCGGTCGATGCGCCTGCTCGGCGTCGACGAGCCGGTCTTCCCCGAGCTCTTCGCCGCGTCCCGTGATGCGATGAAGGCCACCTACCCTGTGCTCGAGAAGGAGTGGGCGACCCTGTCGTCCTCCGCCTTCGCCGAGGAGGAGACGTTCCGTCGCACGCTCGCTGCCGGTTCGACCATCCTCGACCTGGCGCTCGACGAGACGAAGAAGGGCGGTGGGGCGACCCTCAGCGGCCCCGAGGCGTTCCTCCTGCACGACACGTACGGCTTCCCGATCGATCTGACCCTCGAGGTGGCCGAGGAGGCCGGCCTCGACGTCGATCGAGCGGCATTCGACACCCTGATGCAGGAGCAGCGGTCACGCGCCAAGGCCGACGCCCGCAATCGCAAGCGTCAGCTCGCCGACGTCTCGGTCTACCGCGAGCTGCGCGCGCTGGGGGAGACCGGCTTCGACGGGTACTCCGAGCTCGAGGTCGATTCGCGGATCCTCGGGATCCTCATCGACGGCCAGACCGCTCGCACCGCCTCGGAGGGTCAGATCGCCGAGGTCGTTCTCGCGGAGACCACTCTCTACGCCGAATCCGGTGGACAGGTCGCCGACAAGGGCGTCATCGTCGGTCCCGGGTACGAGCTCGAGGTGCTCGACGTGCAGCGACCGGTGCCGGGGCTGATCAGCCACACGGTCGAGGTGACCCGCGGCGTCGTCTCGATCGACGACGCCGCCACGACGATCGTCGACGCGGCGAACCGTCGCGCCGCGCGCCAGGCGCATTCCGCGACGCACCTGGTGCACGCGGCGCTGCGCGACACGCTCGGCCCGACCGCCACGCAGTCGGGTTCGCTCAACCGCGCCGGATACATGCGCTTCGACTTCTCGTGGTCGCAGGCGCTGTCGACCGCGACCCGCACCGAGATCGAGGAGATCACGAACAGGGCCGTCAACGACGCCCTCGAGGTCACGACCCGGATCCTCACGCTCGATGAGGCGAAGGAGGCCGGCGCCATGGCGCTGTTCGGCGAGAAGTACGGCGACGTCGTGCGCATGGTCGACATCGGCGGTCCGTGGTCGCGAGAGCTCTGCGCGGGAACGCACGTCGGCACCAGCGCCGAGATCGGTCTCGTCAGCGTCGTCGGCGAATCCTCGGTGGGCGCCTCCAACCGCCGTATCGAGGCACTGGTCGGTCAGGACGCGTTCCGCGAGCTCGCAGCCGAGCGCGCGCTCGTGTCGCAGCTCACCAGCTCGCTCAAGACCCCGCGCGACCAGCTCGCCGACCGCATCGCCGATCTCTCGGCGAGCCTGAAGGCCGCGGAGAAGCGCATCGCGCAGTTCGAGTCGAAGGAGCGTGCCGGCCGGGTTCCTGCCATCGCCGATGCCGCCTCTCGTGCGGGTTCGTTCCGTCTGGCCGCGCAGTCGCTCGGCGAGGTCGACTCGGCCGACGATGTGCGCGAACTGGTGCTCGGCGTGCGCGAGCGGCTCGGCTCCGAGCCGTCGGTCGTCGCCCTCGGTGCCGTGGTGAACGGCCGGCCTGTGGTGGTCGTCGCCACCAACGACGCCGCGCGCGCGGCCGGTGCGAAGGCCGGTGCGCTCGCGAAGCGTGCGGCCTCGGTGCTCGGTGGCGGAGGAGGCGGTCGTGACGACGTCGCCCAGGGCGGTGGAACGGATGCCGCAGTTCTGCCTGCGGCGCTGGACGCCATCGCACAGGAGCTGCAGACAGCGTGA
- the ruvX gene encoding Holliday junction resolvase RuvX: MSGFRRGARLGIDVGRARVGVARCDPDGMLAVPVETVRRDDAAIERIAVIAQEYDPLEFVVGLPVNLRGDDTASTTDSREFAAALQARTGVPARLVDERLSTVTAHAALRSSGRTQKNSRSIVDQVAAVVLLQQAIDTEKSTGNPPGVTIPLDEESP, translated from the coding sequence GTGAGCGGCTTCCGCCGCGGCGCGCGGCTCGGAATCGATGTGGGACGCGCCCGTGTCGGGGTCGCACGGTGCGATCCGGACGGCATGCTCGCCGTCCCCGTCGAGACCGTGCGTCGCGACGACGCGGCCATCGAGCGGATCGCCGTCATCGCTCAGGAGTACGACCCGCTCGAGTTCGTGGTGGGTCTTCCGGTGAATCTCCGGGGCGACGACACGGCATCGACGACGGATTCGCGCGAGTTCGCCGCCGCCCTGCAGGCGCGGACGGGAGTGCCGGCGCGGCTGGTCGACGAACGTCTGAGCACCGTCACCGCACACGCCGCGCTGAGATCTTCGGGCAGAACACAGAAGAACTCTCGTAGCATTGTGGATCAGGTCGCCGCTGTGGTCCTGCTGCAGCAGGCGATCGACACGGAGAAGAGCACCGGTAACCCGCCCGGAGTCACGATTCCGCTCGATGAGGAGTCCCCCTGA
- a CDS encoding replication-associated recombination protein A, with protein MTSAALLSGQTPLAVRMRPVSLDEVAGQKHLLRAGSPIVALADPAATSPGAVSIILWGPPGTGKTTLAQAIARSSGRRFVELSAITAGVKDVREVMQEAITQRDLYGQTTILFLDEIHRFTKAQQDALLPGVENGWVLLIAATTENPSFSVISPLLSRSLLLTLQPLTDDDIGLLVDRAVTDARGLNGAVTLADDARAALIRLASGDARRALTGLEAAAAVALSNGEDGVVPAATADDVAQAVDKALLRYDRQGDEHYDVISAFIKSIRGSDPDAALHYLARMIEAGEDPRFIARRLVISASEDVGLADPQALTIAVAAADAVAFIGMPEGRIPLAEATVYLATTAKSNAAYVGIDAAIADIRSGGFGRVPLHLRDAHYPGARRLGHGRGYVYPHDSEFGILPQQYLPDELQGKRYYEPKNLGAERDISARLERIRRILDGR; from the coding sequence ATGACCTCCGCCGCACTGCTCTCCGGGCAGACGCCCCTCGCCGTGCGCATGCGTCCCGTCTCGCTCGACGAGGTCGCGGGGCAGAAGCACCTGCTGCGGGCGGGCTCACCCATCGTCGCTCTCGCCGATCCCGCGGCGACCTCTCCCGGTGCGGTCTCCATCATCCTGTGGGGTCCTCCCGGCACGGGCAAGACCACGCTGGCGCAGGCGATCGCCCGCTCCTCTGGGCGTCGCTTCGTCGAGCTGTCGGCGATCACCGCGGGGGTCAAGGACGTCCGCGAGGTGATGCAGGAGGCGATCACGCAGCGTGACCTGTACGGGCAGACCACCATCCTGTTCCTCGACGAGATCCACAGATTCACCAAGGCCCAGCAGGACGCGCTCCTGCCCGGCGTCGAGAACGGCTGGGTGCTGCTGATCGCGGCCACCACCGAGAACCCGTCGTTCTCGGTGATCTCGCCGCTGCTCTCGCGATCGCTGCTGCTGACGCTGCAGCCCCTCACCGACGACGACATCGGACTCCTCGTCGACCGCGCGGTGACCGATGCGCGTGGCCTGAACGGTGCGGTGACCCTGGCCGACGACGCGCGTGCCGCGCTCATCCGCCTCGCATCCGGCGATGCACGCCGCGCACTCACCGGTCTCGAGGCCGCGGCCGCCGTCGCCCTCTCGAACGGTGAAGACGGTGTGGTCCCCGCAGCCACGGCCGACGACGTCGCCCAGGCCGTCGACAAGGCGCTGCTGCGATACGACCGCCAGGGCGACGAGCACTACGACGTCATCAGCGCCTTCATCAAGTCGATCCGCGGCTCCGACCCCGACGCGGCCCTGCACTACCTCGCGCGGATGATCGAGGCGGGGGAGGACCCGCGGTTCATCGCTCGGCGTCTGGTGATCTCGGCGTCGGAAGACGTGGGGCTGGCCGATCCGCAGGCGCTCACGATCGCGGTCGCGGCGGCGGATGCGGTCGCCTTCATCGGCATGCCGGAGGGGCGGATCCCGCTCGCCGAGGCGACGGTGTATCTGGCGACCACCGCGAAGTCGAACGCCGCCTACGTCGGCATCGACGCGGCGATCGCCGACATCCGCTCCGGCGGCTTCGGACGGGTGCCGCTGCATCTCCGCGACGCGCACTACCCGGGCGCGCGGCGCCTCGGTCACGGGCGCGGCTACGTGTATCCGCACGACAGCGAATTCGGCATCCTCCCGCAGCAGTACCTGCCGGACGAGCTGCAGGGAAAGAGGTATTACGAACCGAAGAACCTGGGGGCCGAGCGCGACATCTCGGCACGTCTCGAGCGCATCCGCCGCATCCTCGACGGACGATGA
- a CDS encoding formate/nitrite transporter family protein, which translates to MSYIKPAELATRMVDAGAYKLQLSTRDTLIRAFMGAALLTIAAAFAVTVSTQTGQPLLGAVLFPVGFVMLYLLGYDLLTGVFTLGPLAVLDRRPGATFGSLMRNWGLVFLGNFGGAFLVAILMAVYFTYGFSTAPSAVGEAISEIGHGRTVGYADHGAAGMLTLFIRGVLCNWMVSTGVVLAMVSDSTIGKIVAMWLPIMLFFYMGFEHSIVNMFLFPSGLLMGADFTVWDYLVWNELPTVVGNLVGGLLFVGLPIYFTHGRPKARVARDARAMRRRARLVTTAASTSGASVADRETTAAELEPTRV; encoded by the coding sequence GTGTCGTACATCAAGCCCGCCGAGCTCGCCACCCGAATGGTCGACGCCGGTGCATACAAACTGCAGCTGTCCACCCGCGATACGCTCATCCGCGCGTTCATGGGAGCGGCTCTGCTCACGATCGCCGCCGCGTTCGCGGTGACGGTGTCGACGCAGACCGGTCAGCCGCTCCTCGGCGCCGTCCTGTTCCCGGTGGGCTTCGTGATGCTCTACCTGCTCGGGTACGACCTGCTCACCGGGGTGTTCACCCTCGGTCCGCTCGCGGTACTCGACCGCCGTCCCGGCGCGACGTTCGGATCGTTGATGCGCAACTGGGGACTCGTCTTCCTCGGCAACTTCGGCGGTGCCTTCCTGGTGGCGATCCTCATGGCCGTCTACTTCACATACGGCTTCTCGACCGCGCCCAGCGCAGTCGGCGAGGCGATCAGTGAGATCGGACACGGTCGGACGGTCGGCTATGCCGATCACGGTGCGGCCGGCATGCTGACGTTGTTCATCCGTGGTGTCCTGTGCAACTGGATGGTGTCGACGGGCGTCGTGTTGGCGATGGTGTCGGACAGCACGATCGGGAAGATCGTCGCGATGTGGCTCCCGATCATGCTGTTCTTCTACATGGGGTTCGAGCATTCGATCGTGAACATGTTCCTGTTCCCGTCCGGACTTCTGATGGGCGCCGACTTCACCGTCTGGGACTACCTGGTCTGGAACGAGCTGCCGACGGTCGTCGGAAACCTCGTCGGCGGTCTCCTCTTCGTCGGGCTGCCCATCTACTTCACCCACGGGCGCCCGAAGGCTCGCGTCGCCCGCGACGCGCGTGCGATGCGACGACGAGCGCGTCTCGTCACCACCGCTGCGTCGACATCCGGCGCCTCGGTGGCCGATCGGGAGACGACCGCTGCCGAGCTCGAGCCGACACGGGTCTGA
- the rpsD gene encoding 30S ribosomal protein S4, translated as MTTKSQDRRKVRLSRALGIPLTPKAARYLEKRPYAPGEHGRTKRKADSDYAVRLREKQRLREQYGIREKQMRNTFNEARRQDGLTGENLVELLEMRLDALVVRSGFARTTAQARQLVVHRHILVDGQLVDRPSFRVKPGQLIHVKAKSEGTEPFQVAAAGGHAEVLPPVPGYLEVELDKLQARLVRRPKRAEVPVTCEVQLVVEYYAAR; from the coding sequence GTGACCACGAAGTCCCAGGACCGCCGCAAGGTGCGCCTCAGCCGCGCACTCGGCATCCCGCTCACCCCGAAGGCCGCCCGCTACCTCGAGAAGCGTCCCTACGCTCCCGGCGAGCACGGTCGCACCAAGCGCAAGGCCGACAGCGACTACGCCGTCCGTCTGCGTGAGAAGCAGCGTCTTCGCGAGCAGTACGGCATCCGCGAGAAGCAGATGCGCAACACGTTCAACGAGGCTCGTCGTCAGGACGGCCTGACCGGTGAGAACCTGGTCGAGCTGCTCGAGATGCGTCTCGACGCTCTCGTCGTGCGTTCGGGCTTCGCCCGCACCACCGCGCAGGCTCGCCAGCTCGTCGTGCACCGTCACATCCTGGTCGACGGCCAGCTCGTCGACCGCCCGTCGTTCCGCGTGAAGCCGGGTCAGCTCATCCACGTCAAGGCCAAGAGCGAGGGCACCGAGCCCTTCCAGGTCGCAGCCGCCGGCGGTCACGCCGAGGTCCTGCCTCCCGTTCCGGGCTACCTCGAGGTCGAGCTCGACAAGCTCCAGGCTCGCCTGGTCCGTCGTCCGAAGCGCGCCGAGGTCCCCGTGACCTGTGAAGTGCAGCTCGTCGTCGAGTACTACGCAGCTCGCTGA
- a CDS encoding NAD(P)/FAD-dependent oxidoreductase: MYDTIVTPAEVVVVGAGMVAHRFVESLLSRAQTPLHVTVIGDEGRRPYDRIALAGIAAGGAAGDLELDRSVFDDFRVRFLADDRALRIDRAARTVMTRSRVVVPYDTLVLATGSYAPRLAIEGADLPGCFSDRTLDDVEALARFAAHRRRSLGRRLRAAVIGSGPQGAEIAAALQGVASTRVEHSETRVSRLVPEESGAVAALRFDDGETEAVDLVVLSAHPRPRDELARNANLQVAERGGVVIDDRCTTSDPHILAIGEVAHFEGRCVARVAPGYAMAEVAATRILGGHAVFSGFDRPFDVSFPSTRTTGHGGPAAGEENTAVIVIGELAESGMLRPAWTRIAEGVG; the protein is encoded by the coding sequence ATGTACGACACCATCGTCACTCCTGCCGAGGTCGTGGTGGTCGGCGCGGGCATGGTGGCGCACCGCTTCGTCGAGAGTCTGCTCAGCCGTGCGCAGACGCCGCTGCACGTGACGGTGATCGGCGACGAGGGGCGTCGGCCGTACGACCGCATCGCCCTCGCGGGGATCGCGGCCGGAGGCGCCGCGGGCGATCTCGAGCTGGATCGCTCCGTGTTCGACGACTTCCGTGTGCGGTTCCTGGCCGACGACCGCGCTCTGCGGATCGATCGGGCCGCGCGCACCGTGATGACCCGGTCTCGCGTCGTCGTGCCCTACGACACCCTGGTGCTCGCCACCGGGTCGTACGCGCCGAGGCTCGCGATCGAGGGCGCGGATCTGCCGGGATGCTTCTCCGACCGGACCCTGGACGACGTCGAGGCTCTCGCGCGGTTCGCCGCACACCGACGGCGGTCGCTGGGGCGCCGCCTGCGTGCGGCGGTGATCGGGTCGGGGCCGCAGGGCGCGGAGATCGCCGCGGCGCTGCAGGGTGTCGCCTCGACGCGGGTGGAGCACTCGGAGACGCGCGTCTCACGTCTCGTCCCCGAGGAGTCCGGTGCGGTCGCCGCTCTGCGATTCGACGACGGGGAGACCGAGGCCGTCGACCTCGTCGTGCTCTCCGCGCACCCGCGACCACGCGACGAGCTCGCCCGCAATGCGAACCTGCAGGTCGCCGAGCGCGGAGGCGTGGTGATCGACGACCGCTGCACCACCTCCGATCCGCACATCCTCGCGATCGGCGAGGTCGCCCACTTCGAGGGCCGCTGCGTCGCGAGGGTCGCGCCAGGGTACGCGATGGCCGAGGTCGCGGCGACGCGCATCCTGGGGGGCCACGCCGTCTTCTCCGGTTTCGACCGTCCGTTCGACGTGTCGTTCCCGAGTACCCGGACGACCGGTCACGGCGGCCCTGCGGCAGGGGAGGAGAACACCGCGGTGATCGTGATCGGAGAACTCGCCGAGTCCGGCATGCTGCGGCCCGCATGGACCCGCATCGCGGAGGGGGTCGGATGA
- a CDS encoding sirohydrochlorin chelatase produces the protein MSTLIACSHGTDSPEGRRTVEDLVDLVRQRMPGTRVVQAFVDVQEPTVVDVIEHERGLDDVVVVPLLLSVGFHTAVDIADAVRPHENVRQGEPLGTHPLIAEVLAARLRTAIAGAWLPGDHVVLAAAGSSNPAAVADVAAAAEHLARLIPAPITIGYASAIEPRIGEAVASARRDGAARVIAASHVLAPGYFAGLVRKSGADLVSAPLGVDVRIADVVVDRFHTA, from the coding sequence ATGAGCACCCTCATCGCCTGCTCGCACGGCACAGACTCTCCAGAAGGCCGACGTACGGTCGAGGATCTCGTCGATCTCGTACGGCAGCGGATGCCGGGCACACGAGTCGTGCAGGCATTCGTCGACGTGCAGGAGCCGACGGTGGTCGACGTGATCGAGCACGAGCGGGGCCTCGACGACGTCGTCGTGGTGCCTCTGCTGCTCTCCGTCGGCTTCCATACCGCCGTCGACATCGCAGATGCGGTGCGCCCGCACGAGAATGTGCGGCAGGGCGAGCCCCTGGGCACGCATCCGCTGATCGCCGAGGTGCTGGCAGCCCGACTGCGCACGGCGATCGCGGGCGCCTGGCTCCCGGGCGACCATGTCGTACTCGCCGCAGCGGGGTCGAGCAATCCCGCCGCGGTCGCCGATGTCGCCGCGGCGGCCGAGCACCTGGCCCGCCTCATTCCGGCTCCGATCACCATCGGGTACGCCTCGGCCATCGAACCCCGGATCGGGGAGGCAGTGGCATCCGCTCGTCGCGACGGCGCCGCTCGAGTGATCGCCGCAAGCCACGTGCTCGCTCCCGGGTATTTCGCCGGGCTGGTCCGGAAGTCCGGAGCCGACCTGGTGTCTGCGCCACTCGGCGTCGACGTGCGGATCGCCGACGTGGTCGTCGACCGATTCCACACCGCCTGA